The Stigmatella ashevillena genomic sequence TCTGACGGCAAGCGCGCGGGCGAAGTGATTCACCGCATGCGCGCGCTGCTCAAGCGGGGGGAGCCCCGGCAGGAGCTCCACTCGCTCAATGACCTGGTGTGCGAGGTGGCGCGTCTGCTGGGCAACGACATGCACCTGCGCGGCGCGACCCTGCGGCTGGCGCTGGCCCCGTCGCTGCCCGCTGTCCAGGGGGACGGAATCCAACTCCAACAGGTGGTGCTCAACCTGCTCATCAACGCCATGGATGCCATGGCCGATGTCCCCGCGGGTCAGCGCCAGCTCCAGGTCCGCACCGTCTCACCAGGCCCGGGGCAGGTGGAGCTGTGCGTGCAGGACTCGGGAGGAGGGATCGAGCCGTCGCGGCTGGCCCTCATCTTCGAGCCCTTCTACTCCACCAAGGAGCTCGGGCTGGGCATGGGGCTGTCTATCAGCCGCTCCATCGTCGAGGCGCACGGCGGCCGCTTGCAAGCCGAGAGCCCTCCCGGGCAGGGGGCCCTGTTACGGTGCGTGCTTCCTGCGGCGCGCACGGAGTCCTCGCCATGACACAAGCCCCCGCCACCATCTTCCTTGTGGACGATGATGAGTCCGTGTTGCGGGGGCTGAGGCGGCTGCTGCGGGCCGTCGGCTATGCCACGAAGCCCTTCGCCTCGCCCTCCGAGTTCCTCGCGCAGCTGTCCGGGGACACGCCGGGTTGCGCCGTGCTGGACCTGCGGATGCCGGGGCTGAACGGGTTGGAGCTGCAGCAGGCTATGGAGTCCAAGGGCTGCCACCTGCCTGTCATCTTCATCTCCGGCCACGGGGATGTGCCGGCCAGCGTCAGGGCCATGAAGGCCGGCGCCGTGGACTTCCTCCTCAAGCCCTTTGATGAGCAACAACTGTTGGGAGCCATCTCCCAGGCCTTGCTCAAGGACGCGGCGGCCCGCGTCGGCCGCGCCGAGACAGCCGCGCTGCATGCCCGTCATGCCGTCCTCACTCCCCGCGAGCGCGAGGTATGCGCGCTGGTGGCCCAGGGGCTGACCAACAAGGAGGTCGCCCAGCGGCTGGGCACCACGGAGAAGACCATCAAGGTGCACCGCGCCCGCGTCATCCAGAAACTGGACGTGGACTCGGTGGCGGAGCTGGTGCGGTTCGTGGACCGGCTGGGCCAGGGCTGAGCCCGCGCTGTGTAAGCACTAGGTCCAATATCCATACCCTGACACTCTGATAGGTTCCTCGCTCGCGACGAATGGAGCTTCGAGCGATCCGCCCTCGAAGAAAAGGAGCCTATGGCGACGAGCGCTGGTTTGGACTTTGAGACTGCATACGAGATCGGCTGCGAGGGATATACATATCTCTATCCCATCGTGTTGATGGACGTGACGCGTCGGCAGATGACGAACGTCAAGGAGATCGACCTCCCCACCTGGCGAAGCCCGGCCAACGTGTTCATGAATAACCCGCGCTTCCCGGGGCCGGAAGACCGCACCGTGGTGCGACCCAACTTCGACACGCTCTATTCGAGTGCGTGGCTCGATCTCGTGCGCGAGCCCATGGTCATCAAGGTCCCTGCGTCCGATGGGCGCTACTACCTCTTGCCCATGCTCGACATGTGGACGGACGTCTTCACCTGCCCCGGCCCCCGCACGACGGGGACCGCGGCCCAGGAGTTCGTCATCGTCGGCCCGGGGTGGAGCGGGACGATCAACCCGGCCCTGAACCTGCAACGGATCGACGCGCCTACGCCGTATGTCTGGATCATCGGACGAACGCAGTGCAAAGGTGAATCGGACTACGCCAGCGTGCACGAGTTCCAGAATGGCCTCCAGATCATCCCTTACTCCGCCTACGAGGCCGGGCTGCCGCCGCCGCCGCCCGTCGGGTCAGACACCGATGACATAAGCCTCGAAGAGCCGTTGGTGATCGTAGAGAAGATGACGCCCGAGGCGTTCTTCGCCTATGGCGCGGACCTGATGCGCCAGAATCCAGCGCACTTCAATGACTACCCCATCCTTGCGCGTCTGGCGTGGGCAGGCTTCGTGGCGGGCCAGCCGTTCAACCTGAACGCAGCCCCGGCGGCGGTGCAAGACGCCTTCAGGAAAGCGGCCCCCGACGCCCTCGCCCGGATGAAGGAGAAGCAGCGCTCCATCACGCCGCTGACGAATGGCTGGACATACGCGAACGAGCTGATGGGGACCTACGGGACGAGCTACCTCCGCCGCGCGATCATTGCCCTGATCGGACTGGGCGCCAATCTCCCGGAGGACGCAATCTACCCGGTCGCCTACGTGGATTCCACGAGCACCGTGCTGGACAGCGCCATGCGTTACACGCTGCGCTTCGAGGCCAACAGCCTGCCACCGGTGAACGCCTTCTGGTCCGTGACGCTGTACGACGAGCAGGGATTCCAGGTCCCGAACGCCATCAACCGCTTCTCGCTGGGCACGCGAAACAACCTGACCGAGTCCGATGGCTACGTGACGGTGTACGTCGAGCGCTCCATGGACGAGACCGATCCGAGGCAGTCGAACTGGCTGCCGGCACCACAGCAGGGCGTGTTCAACCTCACCATGCGGCTGTACTCGCCGAAGCAGGAGGGGATCAATGGAGATTGGCACCCGCCCGCGATCTCGCGAGCGACGTGACCACTAAGCTAAATTCCTTGCCAGCAGAGACTTGACCTGAGCGAAGGCACGCATGGAGAACTCGAACGTGGTCCGGGTCATGAGGGAGTTCGAAGGCATCGAGTTGGGACACAAGCGCCATCGAGCGAGAGGTGCCCTTGGGGTTTCGCGAAGCCTCCAAGAGCCCGGCGACTCGCAAGCGCTACCCTCCCAGGGAGGCACGACTGGCAACGCTCGCGTTCGCCGCCCGGCGGGTCAGACTGCTTCGTCCCGTAGCCCTGGCGAGAAAGGCCTATCCGGACTTTCTTGACGTCAACGTTGTGCGTGTTGAAGAGTTCAACAAGGCGCTCAATACGGGCTGCAAGGCGGAGGCTCGTCAACTCATCGAGTTGGGTGCGCTCCTGAACGCCATTGCCATTTTGACTCCTATCGCGTGGGCCATCCTGCACTTGCGGCCCATGCCAAAACACGGAGGTTCTTCCAAGACGGCCGCGCGGCGCCACCAGTCGTGACGCCCTTTACGCCGTCGCTGCCTTGGGTGGACATCTCAAGCGCAACGGTGCTCCGGGCTGGCTGACGCGCCTTCGGGGCTACAGGACGCTGACCGATCTTATCCTCGGATGGCAGCTACGAGATGTGTAGAATCTTGAGATTTCGATAGGAGCGAGTGGAACCACATCAGGTCCACGCACAGCGTTTGACGGCGACTTCGGCTCGGCAGTGGGTGCCGAACTGGGATGGACTCTGGGCAGGCGAATCCTCCACCTCGGCGTGACAGCGCACCCGACGGAGGGATGAGCAAACAGCGGTCGTGAGAGTCATCAATGGCTCGATGGGCCCCGAGCTGCGGGAGCATGTCGTTGTCCTGAACGATGCCCACGCTTGGTGTCCGCTTCGCGAGTACCAGTGCGACGACAACGCGAGCCGGACGCACCCTTCGCTCAGTCAGGATACGTCTGGGCGACGTGAGGCGCATGGCCAGGAGCGTGGAGCGAAGGTGACCGCGCTGCGGGGGAGTCTTCGGACTCCACCGCCTTGGTGCCGCGGTTGGATCCCGTTGTTCGAGCCAATAGGAGTGTGCGCGAGTCATCGAATGTGGATTGACAGAATGGCCAGCGCCGTCAGAGAACCCGGTGTTCCATGCTCACCGCGCTCGTGTCGGGCGCTACAGGGAAAGTTCATGTCATATTTGTTTTCGAGATGGCTCGCAGCGACAGCCGCCGCATTGCGCGTTGGATTGGTGCTTGGCGTGGCTGCCGCCACCCTCGCCGCTTGTCACGATAACGAGCCGTCGAACAACGTACCGCCGGTGGCCCGCGACGTCACTCTCGCGACGGTGGAAGACACCCCCCTTGAGATGCACCTGTCGGCCAGCGGCAGCGGGGCACTTACTTTCACTATCGTCGAGGCACCGGACCACGGCACGTTGAGTGAGGTCCGCGCGGATGGCTCCATCACCTACACCCCTGGCGCCGACTACAATGGCGAAGATGCGCTCATCTTTCGTGCGACCGACCGCACGGGCCAAAGCGCTCAGGCCACGGTGACCATCACCGTCACCCCAGTGAACGATGTGCCCACCATCTCCCCAGTGGCCGACCAGAGCATCACTGCTGGCGGCTCGACCGGAGACCTGGCCTTCACCGTGGGCGACGTGGAGACCGCCGCCGACAGCCTCACGGTTACCGCCACGTCCTCCAATGCCGACCTGGTGCCCAACGACCCCAGCAATCTCGTCCTCGGTAGCGCCGGCTCCAGCCGCACCGTCAACGTCGTCCCCGCCGCCGGCGCCAGCGGCTCCACCACCATCACCCTCTCGGTGAGTGACGGCTCCGCCACCACCTCCACCACCTTCACGGTCGACGTGACCGGTCTTGCGAGCCTCTACTGGATAACCGCCGCCGGCTCGCTGTGGAGGGTTGACGTGAATGGCACGAATGCCCTGGAGCTCGATTCCGGCATCAGCGGGGCATCGACTGTCGCAACCGACCCGGTGACCCGTACCATCTTCTACAAGCGCGACAGTGCCATCGTTCGGGCGGACAGTGATGGGGCGAACCCGGTCGCTATCGTGGCGAACGGAGGCTTCCCCAGCGGGCTGGCCGTCGATTCGACGAACCGCAAGCTGTACTGGTCCGATTTCAACGGCAAGCGGATTATGCGCGCAGAGCTGGACGGAAGCAATCCAACGCAGGTCGTCGGCGGCATCGATAGCCCGTCTGCCATCGAGTGCGATGTCCCGAATGGCAAGGTGTATGTCATTACCTATAACAACACCCAGCTCGTGCGATTCAATCTCGATGGTACCAGCTTGGAGATCCTCGCTTCGAACCTGGGCGGCCAGGGCGTGGGCCTGGCGGTCGACTCGAGCGGCGGGAAGGTGTACTACTCGACCCGCGGCAACAGTATCTATGTCGCCAACCTGGACGGCTCCAACGCCGCCGCCCTAGTCACCAACCAGACCTCAGCGCACGGGATTGCCATCGATGTCACGGCCGGGCGGCTGTATTGGGCGGATTGGCTGGATGGAGCGGTCCGGAGCGCCAATCTGGCCGATGGCAGCGATATCCAGACCGTGAGCTCGGGCAGCGGCAGGAACTTGGGTCTGGCCTGGATGCCCGCGCCGTAGCCAGGCGCCGGTGGCATTGACGAGACGCACGCAAGCAGTTGGCGGACGTGCCACAGCAACTGGCCGCCCTGGCCAGCATGTCTGTGCCGGAGTTAGCGGAGAAGTACCTGGAGATGTATGGCGAGCCCACGCGCAGCCGCAACAAGGGCTACCTGCAGAAGCGCCTGGCCTTCCGGGCCCGAGCGCTGGCGGATGCGGCAGGTGGGGGAGACGAAGCCCTCCGCGCAGCCTGCGGCGCCTGCTTCCACAGAGCGCGACACGCGCCTACCGCCCCCGGGCACGGTGCTGACACGCGTGTACAAGGGCACACAGCTCCAGGTGACGGTGCGGGAGGACGGCTTCGAGTACGAGGGCCAACGGCACCGCAGCCTCTCCAACATTGCTAAGTTCGAGTTTCGCACTTTTGAGAGGGATAAAACCAGCCCCTCGGGTAGGAGCACACGATGGCTCACGTTCCATCTTGAGGCATTCGCCCTCGGGCAGGATGACTCTTCAATGGATGCCTACGCTGTACCAATGCTTCCGATGTCGGAGTTTTCAGCGCCCCTCGGAGCTCCATAGGTCCTTCAAAACCCCCTCGATCTCTCCCCTGAAAGACCTGTTTCTCCTCTGAGCATTACCCTTTTGAACGCTCTCAAAAGTGCGAAACTCGAACTGGAGACTGCGACAGAAACACGAGAAACATCCTTGGGTTGCGCACCGCGTTCACATTCGGGGCCGATGAAGTGGCCGCGAACTTCGCCTCCTGCCTGCCCGGATATCGCGGCGTGAGGATCGCATGCGTCACGCAGCGCACACGGAGTCCTCGCCATGATACAAGCCTCCGCCACCATCTTCCCCAGAAGCTGGACGCTGTGTAAGCACTAGGTCCAATATCCATGCTCTGGCACCCAGAGTAGAGGGTGGCCGCGCTGACGTGACCCGGTACCTGCTCTGGTTGCTGGTCGTCTGAGCCTTTCCCCACCCTGAACCAAAAGCCACTTCGCATGAAAAACCGACCCATCTCACTTCTTGCCTTCTGCTTGGCGCTGGCAGTCATTGGCTGCCATGAGCAGCCGTCTCCATCTCCTTCAGACGATTTCTCGCTCAGAGTCGTCCTCGCGGAGACCCGCATCTCCGCGGGGATGAAGACCATCGCGAAGGCCCAGCGGGTCTATGACGATGGTCGCGTCGTCGACCTCGACGCCTCCACTTCACAGCAATGGACGTCGTCCGCTCCTCAGGTGGCCTCCGTCGAACTGCAACCGGATGGCACTGTCAAAGTGACGGCTCTCAAGCCCGGTAGCGCCATCATCACAGTCAACGCGGACGAAGCCTCGGGCGAGGCAACCCTTGAGGTCACCGCCGCTCGCCTCCTCTCGCTGCAGGTGTCACCCTCTATTGCCTCTGTGTCCGTAGGCATCACGCAGCAGTTCACCGCCCAGGGCAGCTACAGCGACGGCTCCACGGTCGATGTGACGAGCAGCGCGACGTGGACGACGAGCGACACCGCCATTGCCACCGTGAGCAGCACGGGCCTGGGCACTGGCGTGGCCGCGGGTGGGCCCGTCACCATCACCGCCACCCTGGGTGGTGTGAGCGGCACGGCTCAACTCACCATCACGCCTCCGCCGCCCGTGCTCACCTCCATCAAGCTCACTCCCACGACGGCTTCGGTGCTCTCGGGCTCGACACAGCAGTTCACCGCCCAGGGCAGCTACAGCGATGGCACCACGGTCGATGTGACGACCCGCGCGACATGGACGACGAGCAACAGCGCCATTGCCACCGTGAGCAGCACGGGCCTGGGCACCGGCGTGGCCGTGGGTGGGCCCGTCACCATCACCGCCACCCTGGGTGGCGTGAGCGGCACGGCTCAACTCAGCGTCACTGGGTGGACGTCCGCAGGGGCCATGTCCATGAGCCGCTACAACCACACCGCCACGCGGCTCGACTCGGGCCGGGTGATCATCGCTGGGGGGCGCAATGGGACGACCACCTTGAGCAGTGTGGAGTTGTACGATCCAGCGACCAACTCCTGGTCTCTCGTCAGTGCCATGTCCAAGGGCCGCTTCGCTCACGCCGCCGTACTGCTCTCCTCTGGTTACGTGTTCGTCACTGGGGGCGTCGGCGCCCTGACCAGCGCGGAGATGTATGATCCGGAGAGCAACTCCTGGTTTCTGGTAAGTCCCATGAGCGGGAGCCGCTACGGTCACACCCTGACGCTGCTTTCCTCGGGCCAGGTGCTCGTCACCGGCGGCATCGATGGCAACAACGCCGTGGCCACTGTGGAGGTGTTCGAGCCGCTCGCCAACATCTGGGTTCAGCACAGCGTCATGAGCACCGCCCGCTTCAACCATACGGCCACATTGCTCCCCTCGGGCAAGGTCCTTGTCTCAGGGGGGACCAATGGCTCCGGGAGCTTGAGCAGCGCCGAGGTGTACGACCCAGCCACCAATACGTGGGCTCCAGCTGGCGCCATGGTGACGCGCCATAGCCTTCACGCGGCCACGCTGCTCCCCTCCGGCAAGGTGCTCATCTCAGGGGGGCAATCGCTCGCCGAACCCTCTTCCTCTGAGCTGTATGATCCAGCCACCAACAGCTGGTCTGCGGCTGGCTCCATGGTCGAAGGCCGCTCCCGCCACGCCGCCACTCTGCTCTCTTCGGGCCAGGTGCTCGTCGCGGGGGGCGACGGCAGCAGCTATTACAACACCGCGGAGCTGTACAACCCGGCCACCTCTTCCTGGTCCGCAACCATCTCCATGGCCGAGTCCCGCGGAGCTCACACCGCGACGCTGCTGACCTCAGGCAGGATTCTCGTCGTGGGTGGCGAAGATGGAACCCACCCACTTGCCACGGCGGAGGTGTACGTGCCCTGAGCGCACAGCCTTTCTCCCTGTGCCAGGAAAGTTGTCGCCTTGGAGTACGCGCCGAGCAGACGCTGCTGCACAGAAGAGCAACATTTACGCATAGGGCGAATAGAAGGCCTGTGGAGGGTGAGGGCTGGTGCAGAGGTGCCGAGGAGGGGTGCTGACAGGTGCCGCCGAGCGGTGCGCCAAGCCGGTGCACAGGCCGTGCAGTCCTCTTTGGGCACACGCCCGCTCAGGCCGCGCTCCCATCAGGAGCGAGGCAGGGGCTTGGGTATGTGGGCAACTGCTGCCTGGCACTCAACACCCTGCCATCTGAGCAGGCCCCTTCGCCGGGGCGAGCTGAGCAGGCCGCGTGGGTAGTTCCAGGTGCTCCAAAATAGCGCGCATCCCGTCGGGGTGCCGTCAGGTACGCCAGCACCCGGCGCCAGCCTGGGCTGGTGCGCTGGGAGAAGCGAGAGGACACCTACGTAGCGATGCTGCTCCAGTCCACCACCTCTTTACAGGCCTTCAATCCTTCCTATGCTCTCCGTGGCAGTATGGCTCCCGTCATAGGAGGAACGCATAACGAGAATCAGACACGGGTGCGTCTCGCTGAGTACCTCCGGTCACGCATCGGCTCAGTCGGTTGAGGTCGAGACGAACTCGATGCACGAGGTGGGCAGCCCGGAGTCGGGCCGAGGGGCGACCAGCCTTGTAGGAAGCTGTTCGGTCGTGCAGCAGCGTTCGAGATAGGCGACCACCCGCCTGCCTTCGTCGCTGTCTGCGGACACGTGTATCGGCTCGTTGGCCGGATTGATGATCGCGGGCAGGAAGCCGGCGGAGATGCGCCCGGACGGCGCGATGTGGATCACCGCCGCGCCGGTCAGCCTCGAATCCTGGTGAAACGGCAGCAGTGGGTAGCCCTGCCGCGGGCGAATCATGAACTCGCCGAACTTGCGGGCCCATGCTGCCATCTCTTCCGGCCGTCCCACGCCCAGGTAACCGTCTCTCGCGATGCGCTCAGCAAGGTTCGGCAGGTCGAACACATAGTGTCCCAGACCGTAGAAGATGGGTTTTCCGGAATGGAACTCGACACCGCGGAGCATGTGATGATGGTGGCCCACGACGACGTCGGCCCCGTTGTCGATGGCGAGCCTGGCTGTCCGTCGTTCGTGGTCGGTCAGCGAGAACGGCAGGGTGGAGTCACCCCAGTGGAAGCTGACGACGACGATGTCGGCCTTCGAGCGTGCTTCGGTGATGCTATTGATGAACGCCTTCTGATCCTCGACCAGCGGCTCGGTGCTCACCAGAGGGGCCATGCCCGGATTCCATGCGTTCAGATCCAAGGGAGTGTACCGGGTGTGGGCACGGAAGGGAGCCAGACCGGGGACACCCGGGCGCGCCTCATAGCCGTAGGGAAACACGGAGCTGAAAGCCAGAAAGGCCAGCCGGGCTCCATTGCGCTCGAGGTACCCGGGCGCGGTGGCCTCCGCGAGATTCGCGCCCGCGCCCACCGTGGCGATGTCCAGGTCGGCCAGTGTCCGGCGCATGGACAGCAGCGCGGCATGTCCCCCGTCGAGACTGTGGTTGTTGGCCAATGACATGATGTCGAAGCCCGCCTTGGCCAATGGGGCGGCGTTCGCTGCGGGCGCCGTGAGCGTCGAGCCGGCGCTGGGGGCACGCTGGATGTCGTCGCTGAAGACGCCTTCGCAGTTGCCGAAGACGACGTCACCGGAGCTCAGGACGTCGCGGGCGGAGTGGAAGGCCGTCGCCGGGTCGTCGCGGTCCACGAAGACATCGCCCACAGCGAGGATCGACAGCCCGGGTCCACCGGGATGAGCGATGTTGTTTGAGGCCACGGTTCACTCCCACATCCTGCTCGTATGCGTTCCTCGTGCCTTCTACCAGATGAGGGTGCCGCGGATGCTCATTCGCTGTGGGACACAGTCCGGGGCGTCCGTGAGACAAGGGCCGGATCCATTCAAGGCTGTCGCAGTGGATTTTCGCGTGTTAGAGGTCCGGGGAAGCGAGCTGTGCCGGACGGCCCTCCGCGCGGCAGCCGCGAGGTGTGTCATTGATTCCAGGAGCTCCCTTGCCCCCCACGCCCCCGTCCACCCTGGTGACAGGAACCGAGTACGAACGCCTGCTCTCCAGCCTCCGTTTGAAGAGTCCCTGGGCGCTTGAGGGTCACACCCCGGAGGAGGTGCGGAGGGTGCTGGACGGCGGAGCGCAGGCTGCCCGCGTGAAGGGCGGAAGGGTCGACCATGGACCGTGGCGTTCGGTGGTGGACGTCATCGCCGCGCAGTGCCGGCGGCATGC encodes the following:
- a CDS encoding response regulator transcription factor, whose translation is MTQAPATIFLVDDDESVLRGLRRLLRAVGYATKPFASPSEFLAQLSGDTPGCAVLDLRMPGLNGLELQQAMESKGCHLPVIFISGHGDVPASVRAMKAGAVDFLLKPFDEQQLLGAISQALLKDAAARVGRAETAALHARHAVLTPREREVCALVAQGLTNKEVAQRLGTTEKTIKVHRARVIQKLDVDSVAELVRFVDRLGQG
- a CDS encoding DUF1254 domain-containing protein — encoded protein: MDFETAYEIGCEGYTYLYPIVLMDVTRRQMTNVKEIDLPTWRSPANVFMNNPRFPGPEDRTVVRPNFDTLYSSAWLDLVREPMVIKVPASDGRYYLLPMLDMWTDVFTCPGPRTTGTAAQEFVIVGPGWSGTINPALNLQRIDAPTPYVWIIGRTQCKGESDYASVHEFQNGLQIIPYSAYEAGLPPPPPVGSDTDDISLEEPLVIVEKMTPEAFFAYGADLMRQNPAHFNDYPILARLAWAGFVAGQPFNLNAAPAAVQDAFRKAAPDALARMKEKQRSITPLTNGWTYANELMGTYGTSYLRRAIIALIGLGANLPEDAIYPVAYVDSTSTVLDSAMRYTLRFEANSLPPVNAFWSVTLYDEQGFQVPNAINRFSLGTRNNLTESDGYVTVYVERSMDETDPRQSNWLPAPQQGVFNLTMRLYSPKQEGINGDWHPPAISRAT
- a CDS encoding Ig-like domain-containing protein gives rise to the protein MSYLFSRWLAATAAALRVGLVLGVAAATLAACHDNEPSNNVPPVARDVTLATVEDTPLEMHLSASGSGALTFTIVEAPDHGTLSEVRADGSITYTPGADYNGEDALIFRATDRTGQSAQATVTITVTPVNDVPTISPVADQSITAGGSTGDLAFTVGDVETAADSLTVTATSSNADLVPNDPSNLVLGSAGSSRTVNVVPAAGASGSTTITLSVSDGSATTSTTFTVDVTGLASLYWITAAGSLWRVDVNGTNALELDSGISGASTVATDPVTRTIFYKRDSAIVRADSDGANPVAIVANGGFPSGLAVDSTNRKLYWSDFNGKRIMRAELDGSNPTQVVGGIDSPSAIECDVPNGKVYVITYNNTQLVRFNLDGTSLEILASNLGGQGVGLAVDSSGGKVYYSTRGNSIYVANLDGSNAAALVTNQTSAHGIAIDVTAGRLYWADWLDGAVRSANLADGSDIQTVSSGSGRNLGLAWMPAP
- a CDS encoding kelch repeat-containing protein, with translation MKNRPISLLAFCLALAVIGCHEQPSPSPSDDFSLRVVLAETRISAGMKTIAKAQRVYDDGRVVDLDASTSQQWTSSAPQVASVELQPDGTVKVTALKPGSAIITVNADEASGEATLEVTAARLLSLQVSPSIASVSVGITQQFTAQGSYSDGSTVDVTSSATWTTSDTAIATVSSTGLGTGVAAGGPVTITATLGGVSGTAQLTITPPPPVLTSIKLTPTTASVLSGSTQQFTAQGSYSDGTTVDVTTRATWTTSNSAIATVSSTGLGTGVAVGGPVTITATLGGVSGTAQLSVTGWTSAGAMSMSRYNHTATRLDSGRVIIAGGRNGTTTLSSVELYDPATNSWSLVSAMSKGRFAHAAVLLSSGYVFVTGGVGALTSAEMYDPESNSWFLVSPMSGSRYGHTLTLLSSGQVLVTGGIDGNNAVATVEVFEPLANIWVQHSVMSTARFNHTATLLPSGKVLVSGGTNGSGSLSSAEVYDPATNTWAPAGAMVTRHSLHAATLLPSGKVLISGGQSLAEPSSSELYDPATNSWSAAGSMVEGRSRHAATLLSSGQVLVAGGDGSSYYNTAELYNPATSSWSATISMAESRGAHTATLLTSGRILVVGGEDGTHPLATAEVYVP
- a CDS encoding CapA family protein, translating into MASNNIAHPGGPGLSILAVGDVFVDRDDPATAFHSARDVLSSGDVVFGNCEGVFSDDIQRAPSAGSTLTAPAANAAPLAKAGFDIMSLANNHSLDGGHAALLSMRRTLADLDIATVGAGANLAEATAPGYLERNGARLAFLAFSSVFPYGYEARPGVPGLAPFRAHTRYTPLDLNAWNPGMAPLVSTEPLVEDQKAFINSITEARSKADIVVVSFHWGDSTLPFSLTDHERRTARLAIDNGADVVVGHHHHMLRGVEFHSGKPIFYGLGHYVFDLPNLAERIARDGYLGVGRPEEMAAWARKFGEFMIRPRQGYPLLPFHQDSRLTGAAVIHIAPSGRISAGFLPAIINPANEPIHVSADSDEGRRVVAYLERCCTTEQLPTRLVAPRPDSGLPTSCIEFVSTSTD